In a genomic window of Rubrobacter calidifluminis:
- a CDS encoding MarR family winged helix-turn-helix transcriptional regulator: MSGFLRNDEKEAGVRIFVGEEPLLEQLALAFKRTLGAIEREGGIGAMKLFVLSEIGRGDGVSQAAICQEHGLDPSRVTRFAQALEGEGLIFRERDPEDNRVVRMYLTSEGRRLLEVVPALEEGLGRRVSGAMSEREVEELRRLLGLLAEAMKK; this comes from the coding sequence ATGTCCGGGTTTTTGCGGAACGACGAGAAGGAGGCCGGGGTAAGGATCTTCGTTGGCGAGGAGCCGCTTCTGGAGCAGCTTGCGCTGGCCTTCAAGCGGACGCTCGGTGCGATCGAGCGGGAGGGCGGCATCGGTGCGATGAAGCTGTTCGTGCTCTCCGAGATCGGACGTGGGGATGGGGTGAGCCAGGCTGCCATCTGTCAGGAGCACGGGCTCGACCCTTCGCGGGTGACGCGTTTCGCGCAGGCGCTGGAGGGGGAGGGTTTGATCTTTCGGGAGCGCGATCCCGAGGACAACCGGGTGGTCAGGATGTACCTCACCAGCGAGGGGAGGAGGCTGCTCGAGGTGGTACCGGCGCTCGAAGAGGGGCTGGGGCGACGGGTGTCTGGCGCCATGAGCGAGCGGGAGGTAGAGGAGCTACGACGCCTGCTCGGGTTGCTCGCCGAGGCGATGAAGAAGTGA
- a CDS encoding MarR family winged helix-turn-helix transcriptional regulator: MDDRHESEAGRNPGYDPEDLVVLLRDEISAVLSYTAAVARRVGLGLSEVAALEHLGAGEMTPKELGRRLSMTSGAVTALVDRLEKAGFVERHPNPNDRRSSLLRATPQGVAEARRHLRPLVQEIREIAGRMDEEERRAAALFMRSVTAAVWKRVG, encoded by the coding sequence ATGGACGACCGTCACGAGAGCGAGGCCGGTAGAAACCCGGGATACGATCCTGAGGATCTGGTGGTGTTGCTGCGCGACGAAATCTCGGCGGTCCTCTCGTACACTGCGGCGGTGGCCCGGAGGGTCGGGCTCGGGCTCTCGGAGGTGGCGGCGCTGGAACACCTGGGTGCGGGGGAGATGACCCCGAAGGAGCTGGGACGTCGGCTCTCGATGACCTCCGGGGCCGTGACCGCTCTGGTGGACCGTCTGGAAAAGGCCGGCTTCGTGGAGAGGCACCCGAACCCGAACGACCGCCGCAGCTCCCTGCTACGGGCCACCCCGCAGGGGGTCGCGGAGGCCCGGCGGCACCTCCGGCCGCTCGTGCAGGAGATCCGGGAGATAGCCGGGCGGATGGACGAAGAGGAGCGCAGGGCTGCGGCGCTCTTCATGCGGAGTGTCACCGCCGCCGTCTGGAAACGAGTGGGCTGA
- a CDS encoding transglycosylase domain-containing protein, whose protein sequence is MGARRRQKRKEFRKRLYRRRRWFGLFVLGAVVLICFAAIKAEGTIKDGPIPPGFFAAHPSLDQSSVIYDSSGHPVSYVFGSENRIVVPLSKMSPYLPEALIAIEDNNFYEFPAIDPKGIARAIVVDITHGAPRQGGSTLTEQLMKQLYIKQNLRGQKDIWRVLAEAALSVPYAMSHTKHQILQNYLNTVYFGHNAYGAQAASLTYFGVPANKLSLPQAATLAGLVNAPTSLDPLKNPKAATQRRNAVLKAMFEQHMISRSRYEKSVKTPLQTHPYDFSAPAQDEAYTTAVKNLLFRKLGQKKLETGGLKIYTPMKESFQKNTYDSAKALLPDPSVDPSAASAVVQPGTGAVLSLQGITPGGFDLATRGYRQPGSSFKTFVLAAAVKDGIDPARSVFVSRNLQFSWNGTPASIHNFAYRQRGPMTLEKATEISDDSVFVQLGLLVGLDNVIRTAHQMGITSSLNRDPSMLLGGLQKGVTVLEMASAYATLADGGVYHSPYVVSKVEQNGRVIWTPHHTSRRALTKNQAAVVDSVLEGVMKNGTPRWFHDADAETEHTIAGKPGISSNDNDAYFAAYTPQYSMAVWVGYPQGGSMANVPGIGYVYGESIPQEIMIQLFKEALRNEPNVGFPKPDFSGLHAIYVPPNDIQNLADNGLRGTSINAFSPPPVHPAGSIAGRGKQGILPEGSGGTSLLRGLHRLLRSIQKSLP, encoded by the coding sequence GTGGGCGCCAGGAGGCGCCAGAAGAGGAAAGAGTTCCGCAAGCGCCTCTATCGCAGGCGCAGATGGTTCGGCCTCTTCGTCCTGGGGGCGGTGGTCCTGATCTGTTTCGCCGCGATAAAGGCCGAGGGCACGATAAAGGACGGGCCGATCCCGCCGGGGTTCTTCGCCGCCCATCCTTCCCTCGACCAGAGCAGCGTGATCTACGACTCCTCCGGCCATCCGGTGAGCTACGTCTTCGGGTCCGAGAACAGGATCGTGGTTCCCCTGAGCAAGATGTCGCCGTATCTCCCGGAGGCGCTCATCGCCATAGAGGACAACAACTTCTACGAGTTCCCGGCGATAGATCCCAAAGGGATAGCCCGCGCGATAGTCGTGGACATCACCCACGGGGCGCCGAGGCAGGGGGGCTCGACGCTCACCGAGCAGCTCATGAAGCAGCTCTACATAAAGCAGAACCTGCGGGGACAGAAGGACATCTGGCGGGTTCTGGCCGAGGCGGCGCTCTCGGTCCCCTACGCGATGAGCCACACCAAGCACCAGATCCTGCAGAACTACCTCAACACCGTCTACTTCGGGCATAACGCCTACGGAGCGCAGGCTGCGTCCCTGACTTACTTCGGGGTACCCGCGAACAAGCTGAGCCTGCCGCAGGCGGCCACCCTGGCCGGGTTGGTCAACGCACCGACGTCCCTCGACCCGCTCAAGAACCCGAAGGCCGCCACCCAGAGGCGAAACGCCGTCCTCAAGGCGATGTTCGAGCAGCACATGATCTCCCGCTCCCGCTACGAGAAGTCGGTGAAGACCCCGCTGCAGACTCACCCCTACGATTTCTCGGCCCCCGCTCAGGATGAGGCGTACACCACCGCGGTGAAGAACCTCCTCTTCAGGAAGCTCGGCCAGAAGAAGCTGGAGACCGGAGGCCTCAAGATCTACACCCCGATGAAGGAGAGCTTCCAGAAGAACACCTACGACTCCGCCAAAGCTCTGCTGCCCGACCCTTCGGTGGATCCCTCGGCCGCCTCGGCGGTGGTCCAGCCGGGCACCGGGGCGGTCCTCTCGCTGCAGGGTATCACCCCCGGTGGGTTCGACCTCGCCACCCGAGGATACAGGCAGCCGGGCAGTTCCTTCAAGACCTTCGTGCTCGCCGCCGCGGTGAAGGACGGCATAGACCCGGCCAGGAGCGTGTTCGTCTCGAGGAACCTGCAGTTCTCCTGGAACGGTACCCCGGCGAGCATCCACAACTTCGCCTACAGGCAGCGGGGGCCGATGACGCTGGAGAAGGCGACCGAGATCTCCGACGACTCAGTCTTCGTTCAGCTCGGGCTCCTGGTGGGGCTGGACAACGTGATCCGAACCGCCCACCAGATGGGGATCACCTCGTCCCTCAACCGGGATCCCTCGATGCTCCTCGGCGGGCTGCAAAAGGGGGTGACGGTGCTCGAGATGGCCTCGGCCTACGCGACGCTCGCCGACGGGGGCGTCTACCACTCACCGTACGTCGTGAGCAAGGTCGAACAGAACGGCCGGGTCATCTGGACGCCGCACCACACCTCCCGTCGGGCGCTCACGAAGAACCAGGCCGCCGTCGTGGACTCGGTTCTCGAAGGGGTCATGAAGAACGGCACCCCCAGATGGTTCCACGACGCCGACGCCGAGACCGAGCATACCATCGCCGGTAAGCCCGGCATCTCGAGCAACGACAACGACGCCTACTTCGCGGCCTACACCCCTCAGTACTCGATGGCCGTCTGGGTCGGCTACCCACAGGGGGGCTCGATGGCGAACGTGCCGGGGATAGGCTACGTCTACGGCGAGAGTATCCCGCAGGAGATCATGATCCAGCTCTTCAAGGAAGCCCTCCGGAACGAGCCGAATGTCGGTTTCCCGAAGCCCGACTTCTCCGGGCTGCACGCGATCTACGTGCCCCCGAACGACATCCAGAACCTGGCGGACAACGGCCTGCGCGGCACCAGCATAAACGCCTTCTCACCCCCGCCGGTCCATCCGGCAGGCAGCATTGCCGGCCGGGGAAAGCAGGGGATCCTCCCCGAAGGCAGCGGGGGTACAAGCCTCCTGCGGGGGCTGCACCGGCTCCTCAGGAGCATCCAGAAGAGCCTCCCGTGA